The nucleotide window CGGTGAACTCGGGGTCCTCGCTCAACACCTGCCGGATCGAGACGCCGCGGTCGCCCAGGATGGACGTGACCTCGGCGACGATCCCGGCCTCATCGGCGGCCGCGACCTCGATGGTCAGCACCGTGAGATCCAAGACCGGGGCCAGATCCATCAGGCTCGGGATCGACGAGATGTTGGTGAAGATGCGCTTCAGCTCCGGGTCGGCTAAGATTGCGTCGGTCGTCGAGTCCACCACGCGCCGGTCCACGTCGAGTTCGCGCGCGATGCCGGTGTAGGGGATC belongs to Halorubrum sp. DM2 and includes:
- a CDS encoding amino acid-binding ACT domain protein produces the protein MFDEILEKFEGSPSQQAVIRLFLERGFSVNEEGRVVSGGIEIPYTGIARELDVDRRVVDSTTDAILADPELKRIFTNISSIPSLMDLAPVLDLTVLTIEVAAADEAGIVAEVTSILGDRGVSIRQVLSEDPEFTDDPKLYVITDAELPGDLLVEIRDLDYVRRVGF